One genomic segment of Candidatus Eisenbacteria bacterium includes these proteins:
- a CDS encoding flagellar basal body P-ring protein FlgI, whose product MGGQKNRWSSVLYLILCLLLMPGMSQGQDVGVRIKDLARIEGVRNNQLTGYGLVMGLDGTGDRSGTGFTIQSLANVLEGMGITISKDDMSVRNVAAVMVTATLPPFFREGGELDVTISSIGDASSLMGGILLQTPLLAADGLVYAVAQGAVTLGGYGAGAPSGSQVLSNHLTVGRIPNGAIVEKTVPVILSSGDSLKILLHRPDFSTARRLVEAINSSLGDANGDLANAEDAGTVISRIPSGQSAVHFVAELENLRVIPGVSARVVINERTGTIVAGAGVTLQPVAISQGNLNIEVRNQPYVSQPGAFSGGETTVVSESDISVGNEISAFTVLGGAATLGELARALNAMGLSSRDVISIFQALKAAGALQAELVVL is encoded by the coding sequence ATGGGAGGGCAAAAGAATCGATGGAGTTCGGTTCTCTACTTAATTCTTTGCCTGCTTCTGATGCCCGGTATGAGTCAAGGACAGGATGTCGGTGTGCGGATCAAGGACCTGGCCAGGATTGAAGGTGTGAGGAATAACCAGCTCACCGGCTATGGTTTGGTCATGGGTCTCGACGGCACCGGAGACCGTTCGGGGACCGGTTTCACAATCCAATCCCTGGCCAATGTCCTTGAAGGGATGGGAATAACAATATCCAAGGATGATATGTCGGTGCGGAACGTCGCCGCCGTCATGGTTACGGCGACATTGCCTCCCTTTTTCCGCGAAGGGGGGGAGTTGGATGTCACTATTTCTTCTATTGGTGATGCGTCCAGCCTCATGGGCGGGATTCTGCTTCAGACCCCTCTGCTTGCGGCGGATGGCCTGGTTTATGCCGTCGCCCAAGGCGCGGTCACTCTCGGCGGTTACGGCGCTGGGGCTCCAAGCGGCAGCCAGGTTCTGTCCAATCATCTTACCGTCGGAAGAATCCCCAACGGCGCTATCGTCGAGAAGACGGTGCCGGTTATACTTTCTTCGGGGGATTCTTTGAAGATTCTTCTCCACAGACCCGACTTCTCAACCGCCCGCCGGCTTGTTGAGGCCATCAACAGCTCCCTTGGCGATGCCAATGGAGACCTGGCCAATGCGGAAGATGCCGGGACCGTCATATCGCGGATCCCGAGTGGTCAATCCGCTGTTCACTTTGTTGCTGAGTTGGAAAATCTCCGCGTCATACCCGGCGTGTCGGCTCGAGTTGTGATCAATGAGCGAACCGGAACGATCGTCGCCGGAGCGGGTGTGACACTTCAACCGGTCGCCATATCACAGGGAAACCTCAATATAGAAGTGCGGAATCAACCCTATGTCAGCCAACCCGGCGCTTTCTCCGGCGGGGAAACAACGGTTGTTTCCGAATCGGATATTTCGGTGGGTAATGAGATCAGCGCCTTCACAGTGCTGGGCGGCGCAGCAACATTGGGTGAATTGGCCCGGGCCTTGAACGCCATGGGACTTTCGTCCCGTGACGTCATCTCAATATTCCAAGCGCTGAAGGCGGCGGGCGCTCTTCAGGCCGAGCTTGTGGTGTTGTAG
- a CDS encoding flagellar basal body L-ring protein FlgH, whose protein sequence is MICRNRYLPVLWALIFLGPGLQSAAATSLYNSDRVSLYANRKAGRVGDLVTVHIVESAQGTNKTTLRSSKKNELEVTGSPWEEILDFIPLYSGGMGFEDKMDGQGNNSITGDLRAKVTAQVVSVLPNGNLVLEATRQIELNGEIDHLTLRGVVRPDDIGADNIVLSTYLADAQISYKGKGVGRHTAHRGIFSRILGWIF, encoded by the coding sequence GTGATATGCAGGAATCGATATCTGCCGGTCCTCTGGGCGTTGATCTTCTTGGGTCCCGGATTACAGTCTGCCGCGGCGACATCCTTGTACAATTCAGATCGAGTGTCATTGTATGCAAACCGTAAAGCCGGCCGCGTGGGCGATTTAGTCACCGTCCATATCGTGGAATCGGCTCAGGGCACGAATAAGACGACCCTCCGCAGTTCGAAGAAAAATGAATTGGAAGTAACCGGCAGTCCCTGGGAAGAAATCCTGGATTTCATACCCCTCTATAGTGGTGGGATGGGATTTGAGGATAAAATGGATGGCCAGGGGAATAATTCGATAACCGGTGATTTGAGGGCCAAAGTGACGGCCCAGGTTGTCAGTGTTTTACCCAATGGGAATCTGGTTCTGGAGGCGACACGGCAGATAGAGTTGAACGGAGAAATTGATCATTTAACGCTACGGGGTGTTGTCCGCCCGGATGATATCGGAGCCGACAATATTGTGCTTTCCACCTATTTGGCCGACGCACAGATTTCTTACAAAGGCAAAGGTGTCGGTCGGCATACGGCTCACCGGGGGATCTTTTCCAGGATCCTGGGCTGGATCTTCTAG
- a CDS encoding response regulator, translated as MRVLIVDDSAVMRRILGNAMSQIGATVITQAADGREAVEAANRADFDLVLMDWNMPNLSGFDALKEIRANGKKMPIIMVTTEAEKARVIDAVRAGANNYIIKPFTLPGVTAKIKDTLERARAA; from the coding sequence ATGAGAGTTCTGATTGTGGACGATTCAGCCGTCATGCGGAGAATTCTGGGAAATGCCATGTCTCAGATCGGTGCAACCGTGATCACCCAGGCTGCAGACGGGCGCGAAGCTGTTGAAGCCGCAAATAGGGCTGATTTTGATCTCGTCCTTATGGATTGGAACATGCCCAACCTGTCGGGATTCGATGCACTTAAAGAGATACGCGCCAACGGGAAAAAAATGCCTATTATCATGGTCACGACCGAAGCGGAGAAAGCCCGGGTCATCGACGCGGTCCGCGCCGGCGCCAACAACTATATTATTAAGCCCTTTACTCTCCCAGGTGTGACGGCAAAAATCAAGGATACGCTCGAAAGGGCCCGTGCGGCCTAG
- a CDS encoding chemotaxis protein CheX has protein sequence MNFEIKATDDLTFGKPFIESIQDLFHTMFMEEIRVDSIVSGTDPVTTRAVTAVIGLSGAVRGTVAIYFPDYIACHLAGRLLGMELNTIDETVSDAVAEIVNIVAGGAKGRIASDQIRQVDLGLPTVVVGTDYTVQYPAGSRRATVALSGNFGEFSMAITYKELIGEGSYGK, from the coding sequence ATGAATTTTGAAATCAAAGCAACGGATGACCTTACTTTTGGAAAGCCCTTTATAGAGAGTATTCAGGACCTTTTCCATACAATGTTTATGGAAGAGATAAGGGTCGACTCCATTGTATCGGGTACGGATCCCGTAACAACCCGGGCGGTAACAGCTGTCATCGGTTTATCAGGAGCCGTTCGCGGTACTGTTGCGATATACTTCCCGGATTATATTGCCTGCCATTTGGCAGGGCGTCTTCTTGGGATGGAATTAAACACAATTGATGAGACAGTTTCGGACGCCGTAGCTGAAATCGTAAATATTGTCGCTGGCGGCGCCAAAGGAAGAATCGCGAGCGATCAGATTCGGCAGGTTGATTTGGGATTACCGACGGTCGTCGTTGGTACTGATTATACCGTCCAGTACCCCGCGGGGAGCCGCCGCGCTACCGTTGCTCTCAGCGGGAACTTCGGTGAATTCAGCATGGCAATCACCTACAAGGAATTGATCGGAGAAGGGAGCTACGGCAAATGA
- a CDS encoding flagellar assembly protein FliW — protein sequence MSLAEFQQESLELAGAQEYKFPDGLLGFEERNKYLLTQIEDTQPFYWLISDIEDGLGFILIDPSLFFEGEYEVSLTLEDRQVLELGPDDPIRIFVIVTAGDNSPPTANLKGPIVFNPRRNIAKQIVLYNPSLSLRAPFLSQATALIQEESLGGKDSCSS from the coding sequence ATGAGCCTAGCGGAATTTCAGCAAGAGAGTTTGGAACTGGCCGGCGCTCAGGAATACAAATTTCCTGACGGTCTTCTCGGATTCGAAGAGCGAAATAAATATCTTTTGACACAAATTGAGGATACACAGCCTTTCTATTGGCTTATTTCCGATATCGAGGACGGTCTCGGGTTTATTTTGATAGATCCGAGCCTCTTCTTTGAAGGGGAATATGAGGTTTCGTTGACACTAGAAGACCGGCAGGTTCTGGAATTGGGTCCGGATGACCCGATCCGGATCTTTGTCATTGTCACGGCGGGAGACAACAGTCCTCCGACGGCCAATCTGAAAGGCCCCATCGTTTTTAATCCGCGGCGGAATATCGCCAAACAGATCGTGCTTTACAATCCATCCTTGTCCCTGCGGGCCCCTTTCCTGAGTCAGGCAACGGCGCTCATACAGGAAGAAAGTTTGGGGGGAAAAGATTCATGCTCATCCTGA
- the csrA gene encoding carbon storage regulator CsrA, whose amino-acid sequence MLILTRKQGEVIRIGDKVKIMILEVRGSQVKLGITAPPDVAVHREEVYERIQQENQRAEGLPSKTLRDVAQLFKKRKHKT is encoded by the coding sequence ATGCTCATCCTGACGCGAAAACAAGGCGAGGTTATTCGCATAGGGGACAAGGTCAAGATCATGATCCTGGAAGTCCGTGGCAGCCAAGTCAAATTGGGGATTACGGCGCCGCCTGATGTAGCGGTTCACCGCGAAGAGGTCTACGAACGGATCCAACAGGAAAACCAGAGAGCGGAAGGTCTACCAAGCAAGACCCTAAGAGATGTGGCCCAGTTGTTCAAGAAGCGGAAACATAAGACCTGA
- a CDS encoding lytic transglycosylase domain-containing protein: MQKAIDSFEALLFKELLRPLESSLSGEKSTGGLGAHSDLLSSLWLDPVAHQMAERMDLFPSGLWVSDNENAMPPSASGFAIERRPQLDLVQKDSREAPPEISRKKTIEEALHPSQKPTASPADHTAVRNTAALESIRSEKTALKPIDSLIQKVSGELDLPANLIRAIVMRESTGRSDAVSSKGAQGLMQLMPGTAKDMGVLDPLNPLDNLRGGARYIKNLLQRFQKPQLALAAYHAGPRRVEEYDGVPPYPSTKAYIKDVLELKSRFDAADPEGATTSSFPGSLGNSI; encoded by the coding sequence ATGCAGAAGGCGATCGATTCTTTCGAAGCCTTATTGTTCAAGGAACTTCTCCGTCCTCTGGAATCTTCTCTTTCAGGGGAAAAATCGACGGGTGGATTGGGGGCGCATAGCGACCTCTTGAGCAGCCTCTGGCTGGATCCCGTGGCCCACCAGATGGCTGAGAGAATGGATCTTTTCCCCTCCGGACTCTGGGTCTCGGATAATGAAAACGCGATGCCGCCTTCCGCATCCGGTTTCGCAATAGAACGACGCCCTCAGTTGGATCTGGTACAGAAGGATTCCAGGGAGGCGCCTCCTGAAATCAGTCGAAAGAAGACGATTGAGGAAGCGCTCCATCCATCACAGAAACCAACGGCATCACCCGCGGATCATACTGCTGTGCGAAACACCGCCGCTTTGGAATCGATTCGTTCCGAGAAAACAGCATTGAAACCGATCGATTCCCTGATTCAAAAAGTATCCGGTGAGTTGGATTTACCGGCTAATCTGATTCGGGCTATCGTCATGCGGGAATCAACGGGTCGAAGCGACGCGGTCTCCTCAAAGGGCGCTCAGGGTTTGATGCAGTTGATGCCGGGCACAGCGAAGGATATGGGTGTCTTGGATCCGCTGAATCCACTAGATAATTTGCGCGGCGGCGCGCGGTATATAAAAAATCTTTTACAGCGCTTTCAGAAACCTCAACTGGCTCTGGCCGCCTATCATGCCGGTCCCCGCCGCGTCGAGGAGTATGACGGAGTGCCGCCCTATCCATCCACAAAGGCATATATAAAAGATGTTTTGGAATTGAAAAGCCGGTTTGATGCCGCAGATCCAGAGGGGGCTACTACATCCTCGTTTCCCGGGAGTCTCGGTAATTCAATTTGA
- a CDS encoding flagellar protein FlgN, with product MIPTDRVRRLISILQTEIGQLKTFLIYAGNVQDALVAGKSEGLIKALDQQVGCLDELKVWEQKRRDVVVELTAHFKIPSANSSLSDLLPHLDHQAREELQNLGETCRTMAQQLGKIQRVNALLAEKSLVCVEGLGRTLIDAVLNPPEYGPSGHRPDAKTPPSILDRRA from the coding sequence ATGATCCCTACGGATAGGGTTCGCCGGCTAATATCAATTCTCCAGACCGAGATCGGGCAATTGAAAACATTCCTTATCTACGCGGGGAATGTTCAAGATGCTCTCGTGGCCGGAAAATCAGAAGGGCTTATCAAAGCCCTGGATCAACAGGTCGGCTGTCTCGACGAATTGAAGGTGTGGGAACAGAAACGCCGAGATGTCGTTGTTGAACTCACGGCGCATTTTAAAATCCCATCCGCTAATAGTTCCCTCTCTGATCTATTGCCGCATCTCGACCATCAAGCCCGGGAAGAGCTTCAAAATCTGGGCGAGACATGCCGCACAATGGCTCAACAATTGGGAAAGATTCAGAGAGTTAACGCCCTTCTTGCTGAAAAATCCTTGGTCTGTGTCGAAGGACTGGGACGCACTCTCATCGACGCTGTATTAAATCCGCCCGAGTACGGTCCTTCAGGTCACCGGCCGGATGCCAAAACGCCACCGTCCATACTGGATCGGCGTGCCTAA
- a CDS encoding flagellin gives MATPDLTRIRSNIQGLMMIRALREVNRDVGRSQLRLATGKRINNAYDDPAGYILSSKLENRSHIFEAIYNNIGTAKNLLEVAEGGLISINDIMVTLSEKIEMAANDTLGDSERQAISKQLVQFVEEIQDIAEQTKFSGVTLLSGSATFSFQTGERNATIWQTQDYAPASLGMGQLVALTEDSIIDSTNYTTYLDEVDTGLDAVTTALARIGSMVNRMTMKEDNISIAQVNTEAAFDRLMNADMAMEQLNLTKMQILQQTATSMLAQANYNSQSVLALFQ, from the coding sequence ATGGCTACTCCAGATCTAACTCGGATTCGGAGCAATATACAGGGTCTGATGATGATTCGGGCCCTCAGGGAAGTGAACAGAGACGTTGGAAGGAGCCAGCTGAGGCTGGCAACCGGCAAAAGGATCAACAATGCCTATGATGATCCGGCAGGTTATATTCTCTCATCAAAATTGGAAAACAGGAGTCATATCTTTGAAGCCATCTATAACAATATTGGAACTGCAAAGAACCTGTTAGAGGTGGCTGAAGGAGGGTTGATTTCGATCAACGATATCATGGTTACTCTTTCGGAGAAAATCGAGATGGCCGCCAACGATACGTTGGGTGATTCCGAGCGGCAGGCGATCAGCAAGCAGCTTGTACAATTTGTGGAAGAAATACAAGACATTGCTGAGCAAACCAAGTTCAGCGGTGTGACGCTGCTGAGCGGTTCCGCGACCTTCAGTTTTCAAACGGGTGAGAGAAACGCCACGATTTGGCAGACACAAGATTATGCACCGGCAAGTCTGGGCATGGGTCAGCTCGTGGCGCTGACGGAAGACTCGATCATCGACAGCACCAATTATACGACCTATCTGGATGAGGTAGATACGGGGCTGGATGCGGTGACCACGGCCTTGGCGCGTATCGGGTCGATGGTCAACCGTATGACGATGAAAGAGGATAACATTTCAATTGCACAGGTAAACACCGAAGCGGCCTTTGACCGGCTGATGAACGCTGACATGGCTATGGAGCAGCTGAATCTGACAAAGATGCAGATCCTTCAGCAGACGGCGACCTCGATGCTGGCTCAGGCGAATTACAACTCACAGTCTGTCTTGGCGCTATTTCAATAG
- the flgK gene encoding flagellar hook-associated protein FlgK gives MSGLIRSLSIAQRSLMAHQETLAVIGHNIANVSTPGYSRRVAELSPTPAIREGTLTFGTGVEVAQISRRRNAYLDREISRQKSLNNQWSVWQQDLQRLEALVGEPSDNGLGAVMDAFFDDWTELANQPESDGLRYVLVQEGERLSDRFQNLSKGMKTLQEDLDFRLEQGVNSLNQKLSQIAELNATVRNSQVRGDQAPDLRDQRDRLMEEVASITGAVAQEREDGVLLISMDGVQLVGDTGAVALETRRETSANGIASQVFANGRQIHISGGEFGGILQLHDEVIPDISGKLDNLALALVQEVNRLHSMGPDGIAFFSGTTAGNIQVSDDILLDPTRVNAGTTRDPGENDISVAIASLQDSPLPGLSGSTPSDYWTTWVGRVGTLSRRGEEETEASARFVESLEAQREAITGVNLDEEMMHLVMTERAFQAAARVFSTADDMLSDLLSI, from the coding sequence ATGTCGGGTTTAATCCGTAGTCTTAGCATCGCCCAAAGGTCACTGATGGCACACCAGGAGACCCTGGCCGTCATCGGTCACAATATTGCCAATGTGAGTACTCCCGGGTATTCCCGCCGGGTGGCCGAGTTGTCTCCAACTCCTGCTATCCGTGAAGGGACATTAACATTCGGGACCGGTGTTGAAGTCGCCCAGATCAGCCGCAGGAGAAACGCCTACCTTGATCGGGAGATCAGCCGGCAAAAATCGCTAAACAACCAATGGTCGGTCTGGCAGCAAGATCTGCAGCGTCTGGAAGCCCTGGTCGGCGAACCGTCTGATAACGGGTTGGGCGCCGTCATGGATGCCTTTTTTGATGATTGGACTGAATTGGCGAATCAACCCGAGAGTGACGGCTTGCGTTATGTATTGGTGCAGGAAGGGGAAAGGCTCAGTGACCGCTTCCAGAATCTTTCCAAAGGGATGAAAACGCTCCAAGAAGACTTAGATTTTCGCCTTGAACAGGGTGTCAATTCACTGAATCAAAAGCTTTCCCAAATTGCGGAACTCAATGCGACGGTAAGGAATTCGCAAGTCAGAGGGGATCAAGCGCCGGATCTCAGAGATCAACGGGATCGGTTGATGGAAGAGGTTGCATCCATCACGGGCGCGGTGGCGCAAGAAAGGGAGGACGGTGTTCTTCTCATCAGTATGGATGGTGTCCAATTGGTTGGAGATACCGGGGCGGTTGCATTGGAAACACGGCGTGAAACCAGCGCCAATGGTATCGCGAGTCAAGTCTTCGCAAACGGGCGCCAAATTCATATTTCCGGTGGTGAGTTCGGTGGAATTCTACAATTGCATGATGAGGTTATCCCGGACATCAGCGGGAAGCTTGACAATCTTGCCCTTGCTCTAGTCCAAGAAGTAAATCGACTTCATTCAATGGGACCAGATGGAATCGCTTTCTTCAGTGGCACCACTGCCGGGAATATCCAAGTTTCTGATGACATTCTTTTGGACCCGACCCGTGTCAATGCCGGTACGACCAGAGATCCAGGGGAAAATGACATAAGTGTCGCCATCGCCTCTTTGCAGGATTCTCCATTGCCCGGCCTTTCCGGGTCAACGCCCAGCGACTATTGGACGACCTGGGTGGGGCGCGTGGGGACATTGAGCCGGCGCGGAGAAGAGGAAACGGAGGCCTCGGCCCGCTTCGTAGAGTCTCTGGAAGCCCAACGGGAGGCCATCACCGGTGTCAATCTCGACGAAGAAATGATGCATCTGGTTATGACGGAAAGAGCATTTCAAGCGGCGGCCCGGGTTTTTTCAACAGCGGATGACATGCTAAGTGACCTGTTGTCGATCTAA